The genomic window aatgttagACAACAAAAGCTGGAGGAGTGCAACCTTCACGGGCACAAATTTACATTGATACTCGAACTAGAAAAGATGGAAGTATTGTGACTGAAAGTGCAGCATATGTGATTGTAAGAATTTTCCtttctttaatatattttgatgtattgtttaaaataaatgaattagtATTTTAACATTAGCTAACTATAGAAGAAGACTCTCCCCTGACAGCTACAAGACCTTTCAATGATGTTGTTACAGTAGCTATTATGGCCACTTGATGCAAATTGTCTGTCATAAAATATTTTGATCTTTTTTATGTGTAACCGTTTGGCTTATTTTGCAAACCCCCTTTTAATGcagaatttgattttaaaatgtcGTGATCTAAGAAAGGTTGCAACAGAGAGTCAAAGAAGAAATAATATTGAGTTCTGCTAATGTCCATTTTGATAGCATAGGTTGCGAGAAATAATATTGAGTTACATTTGAAAAGTTACTTGTGTTGCATGTAGGAAGAGTTAAAGAAGCATATGGTAGAGGAGGAAGGCAGCTCACATGATTCTCAAGCCACCAAAGATTCTACAAGCTGGAAGAATGATTCTTATTCAAAGGTTAAAGGACCTGAAAAGAGAGGACGGGTGCGTTGTCTTGGCAAGCTTCCCCGGCATGCTAGTTCTAGCTCCAATGCAGATAATAGAGTTGCAACATTAGAGAATTTGCTTGGAAATCTAGTTTCTGTTCTTCAAATGCGGTTTTCTGAAGATCCACAAGTTAACGAGGTCTTACGAGCTATAGCTGAAGAGGTTTGATTTTGTGTCACCTATTGACCACAATTTAGATTCAAATATATGAAAGTGAAGATACAATACCATTTAAAATTGTATATACATGAAAGCTGGTGCTTCTGTTGAATCCTCTTGAATATTTTACTTGGTCATTGATTAGATTCATACAAAATAGTGGTCTTTCTAGTTATACTTATTCAAACAGAATTTAAGAAAATGTAGTTGAAATTCTTTGTTACTAtattgaaatatttgaatttaattgaaattgatataatagtttaattttaatattaagttaatttgtcatatttaaattgaaataatagAAAATGTATTGTAAAAATTTTTACCGAGtaattgaattttaatattatattcttcaattataaaaaataattaatttataattttattatattttggtaaattaaaaaaatattatttaacagAGTTCTAGTGACACCTATTAAAATTAAAGCTGTAGGTAAAAAGAGAAATATTTGTAACAGTAACCTATGATATAGTGACATCCAAGTAAATATTTGCCCGTAGCTAAAAGCTATCGTGACACTTATTATACCGTAGCATTACACCCCTTTATAATTGACGCTAGGGGTGGGCGTCACTCAATGTCTGCAAGCTTTTTACCTACGGATTATTGACTTTTAGTGACACTTTTTGAGTGTCACAAAaagtcaattttcttgtagtgaatgtactatatttataataaataatataaaataataacataagtAAAATTGATGAAAATTACACCATAATGACCAATGACTGCATCTTCACATAcacacaaaacaaaaatattcaaatcatcatttaattaaaattttggacTAAATTCGCCATATCCACCTCAAAGAACAAGCATCATCAATTCCATAAACACATATTTTATTCAAGATTGTAAATTAGGTCAAAATCCATTCGGAAGATTGGCATCATAATTAAATGGAATTGTTTCAAGTTCACCaccattcatcatcattcatcaacatGTCCATAAACATCATGTCATTGTTATTCGTAGCCATCCCAACATGGCCATGACCCATCAATGCCATTTCATCATTATTAGGCGCggttggtggtggtggtggtggtaggAGTGGCAGTGGTGGTGCCGTTTGGAGATGGCCATCACTCATCATTGCAATTTCACCATTATTGGCCGTGGTTGGTGGTAGCGGCGGCGGCAGTGGTAGTAGCAGTGGCTGTTCCATTTGGAGTTGGTCATGACTTTGAGCCGTCATGATTTCATTTTCACATTGATTTCGGTGAATATTCATTTCGTTATCACCTGATTCCAACCTTCTATCAATCTTTTTCAAGTTCTGATCAATCGTCCAGGCAAGATCATTTAAACCAGCCCCCGACATATCGTTCTGTACGACCTTTCCAGCATCGAGGCATTGAAACATCAGCATGGTCGTCTCTTTCTCTCGGTTGTCTCTCGATTGCGTTTTAAGTTTCATTTGAGCCTTTGAAATCCTTTGACTCAGAAAACTATCTTGATTCACCATATTTTTTCTTTGTTCAAACTCAGGCCATGTCATGAATTTCGAAAGCACATTTTGGACTCCGGACGGCGATGGCCAGACTACAGGATGATGATCGTCGGGGCCATAAATTATTGCACAAGCCTCGATACCGCAAAGGGTTGCTAGTTGATCAACCTTCTTGACTAAACCCTTCTTCCTATTCTTGTATGCTGATTTTCTTGCGGTATTATTCTCAATGAAAGCAAGTTTCAACTTTTTTCTAGCCATGGTTTTtacaagaaaataagatgaaaatcgATAGAGAAAAAGAAGTAAAGTTGATGGTTGTGATTTTTGTTTTCTGAAtaatgtgttgtatttatagcactacaacacgctggggctttaaaagcgctttttttgggctttaaaagcgcttaaaagcgctgtgaaagccagcgctggcgtaggtaacaaaagcgcttctgaaagcgctctcgtagaccccccctataagagcgcttttctggaaaaagcgctcttgtaggcccccctttaagagcgcttttcaagaaaaagcgctctggtaggaacccctataagagcgcttttttcaaaagcgctttcgtatgttgcgttttttttttttttttttttatgctttttattatttctaaacctgcacttttggcagcaatattttagaacctgtaatttactattttttggcagtattttttcatgaacctataatttatcatttcaaatcgatatataccattataatcgatatcgattatatacaaaaaagtattatattatataccattaatgtaaatcaaaatacatatatacatatttataaaccaaaacaactaaaccaattcacatatttctaaaccaaaacaactaaatgggaaacaacttccgagttcttatgcagccaatgtacgcttcctgtattatctggagctatgttgtattgatgctttagtggagaaccagtagtcacctgagctatgttgtattgtgtcacagaatatgaatcaaataactgtaccccgaacgatcctgccacagaagacttagcttcggggtacattacttgattcttattctgtggaacataatcggcaggggcacattgtgttctatcctttaccagtccatccactgtttgaagctcaacctacaatagaaaaacgtgattatttacacaacattcacattctcaatattttctctatcaaccaaaaatttcctcatctccgaacaaaagacaaaatagttaataaaaat from Vicia villosa cultivar HV-30 ecotype Madison, WI unplaced genomic scaffold, Vvil1.0 ctg.003179F_1_1, whole genome shotgun sequence includes these protein-coding regions:
- the LOC131640497 gene encoding agamous-like MADS-box protein AGL80 yields the protein MARKKLKLAFIENNTARKSAYKNRKKGLVKKVDQLATLCGIEACAIIYGPDDHHPVVWPSPSGVQNVLSKFMTWPEFEQRKNMVNQDSFLSQRISKAQMKLKTQSRDNREKETTMLMFQCLDAGKVVQNDMSGAGLNDLAWTIDQNLKKIDRRLESGDNEMNIHRNQCENEIMTAQSHDQLQMEQPLLLPLPPPLPPTTANNGEIAMMSDGHLQTAPPLPLLPPPPPPTAPNNDEMALMGHGHVGMATNNNDMMFMDMLMNDDEWW